A stretch of Candidatus Babeliales bacterium DNA encodes these proteins:
- a CDS encoding RNA methyltransferase, giving the protein MNTHDKAALIEQLLQYVTENKREKMYAVLENRTRYITVVLEDLFQPHNASAALRTCDIFGVQDVHVVEAQHTFKAVPTIAMGASKWVDVQSYSSITDSITALKKQGYRIVATTPHRQSYALPELPLDQKTALIFGSEQTGLSEDALAQADMFVKIPMFGFVESFNVSVSVALCLYDVIHRLHTSEYAWQLSNEEKQDILLEWIKKVSKTAALVEKELK; this is encoded by the coding sequence ATGAATACCCATGATAAAGCCGCACTAATAGAGCAACTTTTACAATACGTGACGGAAAACAAGCGTGAAAAGATGTATGCAGTGCTAGAAAACCGCACACGGTATATAACTGTTGTTTTGGAAGATCTTTTCCAACCGCATAATGCCAGTGCTGCATTGCGTACCTGCGATATTTTTGGTGTTCAAGATGTGCATGTGGTAGAAGCTCAACATACATTCAAAGCAGTGCCGACTATTGCAATGGGCGCATCAAAATGGGTGGATGTGCAATCATATAGTTCAATTACAGATTCCATTACCGCACTAAAAAAACAAGGCTATCGCATTGTTGCCACAACGCCACACCGACAATCTTATGCACTTCCTGAATTGCCGTTAGATCAAAAAACGGCACTCATTTTTGGCAGTGAGCAAACAGGATTATCCGAAGATGCATTAGCACAAGCAGACATGTTTGTTAAAATACCAATGTTTGGATTTGTTGAAAGTTTTAATGTTTCGGTGAGCGTTGCATTGTGTTTGTACGATGTTATACATCGTTTACACACATCTGAATACGCGTGGCAATTGTCAAATGAAGAAAAGCAGGACATTTTACTTGAGTGGATTAAAAAAGTATCAAAAACAGCGGCATTAGTTGAAAAAGAGTTAAAATAA